The following are from one region of the Sandaracinus amylolyticus genome:
- a CDS encoding PEGA domain-containing protein, translating into MLTTPSAAAAQDAEPSREARAEARERFERALELYDEGLLDQALVEFRRAYEVAPAPQVLFNLGQVYASLGRAVESVEAFEQYLREMPQLAPDRRAAVEAELRRQRARIAFIVIEATPASAMVWIDGVEVGSASSVAASGSPMRVTAGTVLVELRAPGHETFRETVRVAGGLTARVRAALERTPVVRGRIRVTSRVPGIHVAIDGREVGETPLPDTVEVDPGRHTVVATRSGYEPVSREVDVATAEQEEVDVTLSVLRTDESGTARVRLRTPVTPLRIAIDGEEVEVREELVLPEGRHELELLVPDRRPYRHTLDLEAGTVRTVAPELEWVDLDQRLAQHRENVQNAWIVALTGSGLLFGSAVLAGVLIGSKAERLAAEEECTLGGCSGASDFSFFEQTNSGLWVLVGLGGFVGGVLAFVGGGMLLDSGNEAQVRESASVRVSLGPGSLEIAGSF; encoded by the coding sequence ATGCTGACGACCCCGAGCGCAGCGGCCGCACAGGACGCGGAGCCATCACGCGAGGCCCGGGCCGAGGCCCGCGAGCGCTTCGAGCGCGCCCTCGAGCTCTACGACGAGGGCCTGCTCGATCAGGCGCTCGTCGAGTTCCGTCGCGCCTACGAGGTCGCGCCCGCGCCGCAGGTGCTGTTCAACCTCGGGCAGGTCTACGCGTCGCTGGGCCGCGCGGTGGAGTCGGTCGAGGCGTTCGAGCAGTACCTGCGCGAGATGCCGCAGCTCGCGCCCGATCGTCGCGCCGCGGTGGAGGCGGAGCTGCGCCGACAGCGCGCGCGCATCGCGTTCATCGTGATCGAGGCGACGCCCGCGAGCGCGATGGTGTGGATCGACGGCGTGGAGGTCGGTTCGGCGTCGTCGGTCGCGGCGTCGGGCAGCCCGATGCGGGTCACCGCGGGCACGGTGCTGGTCGAGCTGCGCGCGCCCGGCCACGAGACGTTCCGCGAGACGGTGCGGGTCGCGGGCGGGCTCACCGCGCGCGTGCGTGCCGCGCTCGAGCGCACTCCGGTCGTGCGCGGTCGGATCCGCGTCACGTCGCGTGTCCCCGGCATCCACGTGGCGATCGATGGTCGCGAGGTCGGCGAGACGCCACTGCCCGACACCGTCGAGGTCGACCCCGGACGCCACACCGTCGTCGCGACGCGCTCCGGCTACGAGCCGGTCTCGCGCGAGGTCGACGTCGCGACCGCGGAGCAGGAAGAGGTCGACGTCACGCTCAGCGTGCTGCGCACCGACGAGAGCGGCACCGCGCGCGTCCGGCTGCGCACGCCGGTGACGCCGCTCCGCATCGCGATCGACGGCGAGGAGGTCGAGGTCCGCGAGGAGCTCGTGCTCCCCGAGGGACGACACGAGCTCGAGCTGCTCGTCCCCGATCGCCGCCCCTACCGCCACACGCTCGATCTCGAGGCGGGCACGGTGCGCACCGTGGCGCCCGAGCTCGAGTGGGTCGATCTCGATCAGCGCCTCGCGCAACACCGCGAGAACGTGCAGAACGCGTGGATCGTCGCGCTGACCGGCAGCGGATTGCTCTTCGGGTCGGCAGTGCTCGCGGGCGTGCTCATCGGCAGCAAGGCCGAGCGGCTCGCGGCGGAGGAGGAGTGCACGCTGGGCGGTTGCTCGGGCGCGTCGGACTTCTCGTTCTTCGAGCAGACGAACAGCGGGCTCTGGGTGCTGGTCGGCCTCGGAGGGTTCGTGGGCGGCGTGCTCGCGTTCGTCGGCGGCGGGATGTTGCTCGACTCGGGCAACGAGGCGCAGGTGCGCGAGAGCGCGTCGGTGCGGGTGTCGCTCGGGCCGGGCTCGCTCGAGATCGCGGGGAGCTTCTGA